A genomic region of Brevibacillus sp. JNUCC-41 contains the following coding sequences:
- a CDS encoding SWIM zinc finger family protein — MKRELLLVGERLAEFLEAGDPEDSDVVNQGLQLYRQGLVEIKEEAADTIAAEVQDGTRFKARLNLLFPQDGSCTCDSRFICRHQLAVFFSAYSEHASVSEWLSEWKAPKNTSTAQALQQVKRASELLKQAAGNSITLDKSYPSWKQFVHDAFAEHIEPHIGEATYMIENHIQTYFKRLSSKAPMEREWKLLYHFVTQFCTMQQTLRVIQLHKSETQTIRVFYALAVDLAEELHESVQPLSRQARPFAFDPFVFSIKEDVAKLLDGGEGLEYEKIDLYREIWSYLFSNSSWRKEELERINKELPDKYMGTTERTSYSLAAIHLSLLENHDEQAIELLHGLKKEACPYIFYWLNLLAESDNRSRAIPFIEFINHNVQEFLAGLSDYYKRVDFVRTFTTLINSCCYKLKRTDLLEKFYRATLPHSYWNYANFLFEQGQYKKWVEMHIYSEISIDLISSESIKEVVSKEPELILPLYYHAVQEKVSLKNRPAYKQAVRYLKRMRTIYKKSKKEDVFDRYILYVADSTKRLRAFQEELKRGKLIDV; from the coding sequence ATGAAGCGGGAGTTGTTGTTAGTTGGGGAGCGGCTGGCGGAATTTTTGGAGGCCGGGGATCCGGAAGATTCGGATGTGGTGAATCAAGGGCTCCAGTTATACCGTCAGGGGCTCGTTGAAATAAAAGAAGAAGCGGCGGACACGATTGCGGCTGAGGTACAGGATGGGACACGCTTTAAGGCCAGGCTGAATCTGCTCTTCCCTCAGGATGGAAGCTGTACATGTGATTCAAGGTTCATATGCCGGCATCAACTGGCCGTTTTCTTTTCTGCATATTCTGAACACGCTAGTGTTTCCGAATGGCTGAGTGAATGGAAAGCACCAAAAAACACCTCAACTGCCCAAGCACTGCAGCAGGTTAAACGGGCAAGTGAATTACTTAAACAGGCGGCGGGAAATTCCATCACCTTAGATAAAAGCTACCCATCATGGAAGCAATTCGTCCATGATGCCTTTGCGGAACATATCGAGCCTCATATAGGCGAGGCTACTTATATGATTGAAAATCATATACAAACTTACTTTAAACGCCTTAGCTCAAAAGCTCCAATGGAAAGGGAATGGAAGTTGCTTTATCATTTCGTTACGCAATTTTGCACGATGCAGCAGACACTGAGAGTGATTCAGCTGCATAAAAGTGAGACGCAAACGATCAGGGTCTTTTATGCACTTGCCGTCGACCTGGCAGAAGAGCTGCATGAATCGGTACAGCCGCTTAGCAGGCAAGCGAGGCCCTTCGCCTTTGATCCCTTCGTTTTCAGCATCAAGGAAGATGTAGCTAAACTACTGGATGGAGGAGAAGGCCTGGAATACGAAAAGATTGACCTCTACCGGGAGATATGGAGCTACTTGTTCTCCAACTCCTCATGGCGTAAAGAGGAACTGGAACGAATCAATAAGGAACTTCCCGACAAGTATATGGGCACTACAGAGAGGACGTCCTATTCCCTCGCAGCCATTCACCTATCCCTTTTGGAGAACCATGATGAACAAGCGATTGAGCTTCTTCATGGATTGAAGAAGGAAGCCTGTCCATACATTTTTTATTGGCTGAATCTCCTGGCTGAATCTGACAACCGGTCACGTGCCATCCCTTTCATTGAATTCATCAATCATAATGTCCAGGAATTCCTTGCCGGTTTATCGGATTATTATAAACGGGTAGATTTCGTCCGAACGTTCACGACTTTAATTAATAGTTGCTGTTATAAATTAAAACGGACCGATTTGCTTGAGAAATTTTACAGGGCCACCCTTCCGCACAGCTATTGGAACTATGCAAATTTCCTTTTTGAACAAGGACAATATAAAAAATGGGTGGAGATGCATATTTACTCGGAAATCAGCATTGACTTAATCAGCAGTGAATCCATCAAAGAAGTGGTTTCAAAAGAACCGGAACTAATCCTGCCCCTTTATTATCATGCGGTCCAGGAAAAGGTTTCTTTGAAAAACCGGCCTGCTTATAAGCAAGCTGTCCGTTATTTGAAA